From the Pseudomonas putida genome, one window contains:
- the aroK gene encoding shikimate kinase AroK, producing the protein MRNLILVGPMGAGKSTIGRLLAKELRLLFKDSDKEIELRTGANIPWIFDKEGEPGFRDREQAMIAELCALDGVVVATGGGAVMRAENRQALHEGGRVIYLHASVEQQVGRTARDRNRPLLRTANPEATLRALLEARDPLYREIADLVVETDERPPRMVVLDILERLQQLPPR; encoded by the coding sequence GTGCGAAATTTGATACTTGTAGGGCCCATGGGTGCTGGCAAAAGCACCATCGGGCGCCTGTTGGCCAAAGAGCTGCGCCTGCTGTTCAAAGATTCCGACAAGGAAATCGAACTGCGAACCGGCGCCAACATCCCGTGGATCTTCGATAAGGAAGGCGAACCGGGCTTCCGTGACCGTGAGCAGGCGATGATCGCCGAGCTCTGCGCGCTCGATGGCGTAGTCGTGGCAACCGGTGGCGGCGCAGTCATGCGCGCGGAAAACCGCCAGGCGCTGCACGAGGGCGGCCGGGTGATCTACCTGCACGCCTCGGTGGAGCAACAGGTCGGGCGTACGGCGCGCGATCGCAACCGCCCGTTGCTGCGCACGGCCAACCCGGAGGCGACCCTGCGTGCCTTGCTGGAAGCGCGCGACCCGCTCTATCGCGAAATCGCCGACCTGGTGGTGGAAACCGACGAACGGCCGCCGCGCATGGTGGTGCTCGATATTCTCGAGCGCCTGCAGCAGTTGCCGCCCCGCTAA
- a CDS encoding type IV pilus secretin PilQ produces MKWLLKWVVVALIPSQWCIAAPYRGEPISLNFQDVEVRSVLQVLADYAGINLVASDTVQGNVTLRLQEVPWDQALELVLRSKGLARREEGNVLLVAPAAELAEQSRGTRIGQELDAQLQPLRRELLPIHHAKASDLAQLLLATLADDGILTGRGSLSVDARTNTLVAHQPADRLAELRQLVAQLDVPVQQVEIEARIVEANVDYEKGLGVRWGRQLYGEAPQLGKDLFVDLGMERGGAGIGVGLLRGGVLLDLELSAMEKSGNGEIISQPKVVTADKETARILKGTEVPYQETSKSGATSVAFREASLSLEVTPQITPDGKVIMTVKVTKDEPDFVNALNDVPPIRKNEVNAKVRVADGETIVIGGVYSTTQNNVVDKVPFFGDLPYVGRLFRRDALQEKKSELLVFLTPRIMSDQAIAVSR; encoded by the coding sequence ATGAAATGGCTGTTGAAGTGGGTGGTGGTGGCGTTGATACCCAGTCAGTGGTGCATCGCGGCGCCCTATCGGGGTGAGCCCATCTCGCTGAACTTTCAGGATGTCGAGGTGCGTTCGGTGCTGCAGGTGCTGGCTGACTACGCTGGGATCAACCTGGTGGCCAGTGACACGGTGCAAGGTAATGTCACCCTGCGGTTGCAGGAGGTTCCGTGGGATCAGGCGCTGGAGCTGGTCCTTCGTAGCAAGGGGCTGGCTCGGCGCGAGGAAGGGAATGTGCTGCTGGTGGCGCCAGCTGCCGAGTTGGCCGAGCAATCCCGCGGCACCCGTATCGGGCAAGAGCTGGATGCGCAGTTGCAACCCTTGCGGCGTGAGTTGCTGCCGATCCATCACGCCAAGGCTTCCGACCTTGCGCAGCTGCTGCTGGCAACCTTGGCGGATGATGGCATTCTGACCGGTCGTGGCAGCCTGAGCGTCGACGCTCGCACCAACACCTTGGTCGCGCACCAGCCTGCTGACCGCCTTGCCGAGTTGCGGCAGTTGGTCGCTCAGCTTGACGTGCCCGTACAGCAGGTAGAGATCGAGGCGCGCATCGTCGAAGCCAATGTCGACTATGAGAAAGGCTTGGGCGTGCGCTGGGGGCGACAGCTGTATGGGGAAGCGCCACAGTTGGGGAAGGATCTGTTTGTCGACCTGGGCATGGAGCGGGGCGGCGCCGGCATTGGTGTTGGCCTGCTGCGTGGCGGCGTGCTGCTGGATCTGGAGCTCAGCGCCATGGAAAAGAGCGGCAACGGCGAAATCATCTCCCAGCCCAAGGTGGTCACGGCTGACAAGGAAACTGCCAGGATTCTCAAGGGTACCGAGGTGCCTTATCAGGAAACCAGCAAGAGTGGCGCCACCTCGGTGGCCTTTCGCGAGGCCTCGCTGTCGCTGGAGGTCACGCCACAGATCACCCCGGACGGGAAGGTGATCATGACGGTCAAGGTGACCAAGGACGAGCCTGACTTCGTGAATGCCTTGAACGACGTGCCGCCGATTCGCAAGAACGAGGTCAATGCCAAGGTCCGTGTGGCGGACGGTGAAACCATCGTCATCGGTGGCGTCTACTCGACCACGCAAAACAATGTGGTCGACAAGGTGCCATTTTTCGGCGATCTGCCGTATGTTGGGCGGCTATTTCGACGCGATGCATTACAAGAGAAAAAATCCGAGCTGCTGGTCTTCCTGACTCCGCGTATCATGAGTGACCAGGCGATTGCTGTGAGTCGTTGA
- a CDS encoding pilus assembly protein PilP, whose amino-acid sequence MNLLKPGAWLALIERSRFFRRALPFAMGLILFGLGCLFRLPQWLQLQEEELARQVRLFQAHETKAAEVVALTQMRKALDDERQLLQDARWRLAGGADMSDLLDQLAASGHAHGLHFERLDVLDEVKQPGYWQTPLDVQVVGRYSGLRMWLDDWLGQDRLLRAEGLQLAAADDRPGLLRLGIRVHAYQADGAVPEPLSLADSPARGEVLPVVLDPFSAWAKRIAQAGLASVPLAQLQMVGSLQRGQQREALLLAAGRLYRVRPGDPLGRDGGVVVEVGERQLDVRERLFVGGVWRERTVMLTLRKSVTTEAREGDEMAVEVGGGGVDTQSVVHRGALSG is encoded by the coding sequence GTGAATCTGCTGAAGCCAGGCGCATGGCTGGCCCTCATCGAGCGCTCGCGGTTTTTTCGCCGCGCGTTGCCATTCGCCATGGGCCTCATCCTGTTTGGGCTTGGCTGTCTGTTTCGCTTGCCGCAGTGGCTGCAGCTTCAGGAGGAAGAGCTTGCCAGGCAAGTTCGCCTGTTTCAGGCGCATGAAACCAAGGCTGCCGAGGTGGTGGCGCTGACGCAAATGCGCAAGGCCCTCGATGATGAACGGCAACTTTTGCAGGATGCTCGCTGGCGTCTTGCCGGCGGGGCCGACATGAGCGATTTGCTCGACCAGCTGGCGGCCTCGGGGCATGCGCATGGCCTGCACTTCGAACGGCTCGATGTACTTGATGAAGTAAAGCAGCCTGGCTATTGGCAGACACCGTTGGATGTGCAGGTAGTTGGACGCTATTCGGGGCTGCGGATGTGGCTGGACGACTGGCTTGGCCAGGATCGTCTGTTGCGCGCCGAGGGGTTGCAGTTGGCAGCTGCCGATGACCGGCCTGGTCTGTTGCGCCTTGGCATTCGCGTGCATGCCTATCAGGCTGACGGGGCAGTGCCCGAGCCGTTGTCACTGGCTGATTCACCCGCTCGAGGCGAGGTGCTGCCGGTGGTTCTCGATCCGTTTTCCGCCTGGGCGAAGCGCATTGCGCAGGCAGGGCTTGCCAGCGTCCCGCTGGCTCAGCTGCAGATGGTCGGCAGCCTGCAGCGGGGACAGCAGCGCGAAGCGTTGCTGTTGGCGGCAGGTCGCTTGTATCGCGTGCGTCCCGGTGATCCGCTCGGGCGGGATGGCGGTGTTGTGGTGGAAGTCGGCGAACGGCAGCTGGATGTGCGTGAACGACTGTTCGTAGGTGGCGTGTGGCGTGAGCGCACGGTAATGCTGACGCTCAGGAAGAGCGTGACAACGGAGGCCAGGGAAGGTGATGAAATGGCTGTTGAAGTGGGTGGTGGTGGCGTTGATACCCAGTCAGTGGTGCATCGCGGCGCCCTATCGGGGTGA
- a CDS encoding PilN domain-containing protein has protein sequence MLRLNLMPWRERQRLVALRRLRLMLVGAAVVALSAVLLIDQLARQRARQQAEANNGRQAAIDVLEVQMTEHGRIRQSYDAVRAQAAALADLRAGQGLLTAVFADLERALPEGVQLLRLELQGSQVSMVGVAASGAVVAQLMRELERSAVMRELELRSLKSQPGGDEFQLLARLSAFWS, from the coding sequence ATGTTACGCCTGAATCTGATGCCGTGGCGAGAGCGGCAGCGCCTGGTAGCGCTCCGGCGTTTGCGCCTGATGTTGGTGGGGGCAGCCGTCGTGGCGTTGTCTGCGGTGCTGCTGATCGACCAACTGGCTCGGCAGCGAGCTCGACAGCAAGCTGAGGCCAATAATGGCCGGCAGGCCGCAATCGATGTGCTCGAGGTGCAGATGACCGAGCATGGTCGTATCAGGCAATCCTATGACGCGGTGCGTGCTCAGGCTGCAGCGTTGGCTGACTTGCGTGCTGGGCAGGGGTTGTTGACAGCCGTGTTTGCGGACCTGGAACGGGCGTTGCCGGAGGGCGTTCAACTGCTCAGGCTCGAACTGCAAGGCTCACAGGTGAGCATGGTCGGTGTGGCCGCCTCCGGCGCAGTCGTGGCGCAGCTGATGCGTGAGCTTGAGCGCTCTGCCGTGATGCGTGAGCTGGAGCTAAGAAGCCTGAAGAGTCAGCCGGGTGGCGACGAGTTTCAGTTGTTGGCCCGCCTGTCGGCGTTCTGGTCGTGA
- the pilM gene encoding type IV pilus biogenesis protein PilM: MLGRFGKDASSLLGVEIASDSVRIAQLRRHRGRYQQLVWAVEPFAPGGGWQDPDRIVVALRSAYRQSGSRQRRAAVALPASQVICKLCQLPVSQAPSQMEAQLLTEADRLFPFPLEDLVLDFQVLGASLLQPDSLDVLVAASRQSALQPLQAAFEAAGLELEVAEVDSIALRRLMPKQGKGPAALLRIEPGSSTLHGWLGDTLPLRRELLPGALPDQPGDVFAEGARPEEVLVVGAPAIGRGLHSQLSERLGLPCRPLPPVAGVDCSEGCMALAFALAMGSVC, encoded by the coding sequence ATGCTTGGACGTTTTGGCAAGGATGCCAGCTCACTGTTGGGGGTGGAAATCGCTTCCGACTCCGTACGTATTGCACAGCTGCGGCGCCACAGGGGGCGTTACCAGCAGCTGGTCTGGGCGGTCGAGCCGTTTGCGCCTGGCGGCGGCTGGCAAGACCCAGATCGAATCGTCGTGGCCCTGCGCAGCGCTTATCGGCAATCTGGCAGTCGCCAGCGCCGGGCTGCCGTGGCATTGCCTGCCTCGCAAGTGATCTGCAAGCTGTGCCAGCTGCCAGTCAGTCAGGCTCCGAGTCAAATGGAGGCACAGCTGCTGACGGAAGCGGACCGGCTGTTTCCCTTTCCCCTTGAAGACCTGGTGCTGGACTTTCAGGTGCTGGGCGCCTCGTTGCTACAACCCGATAGCTTGGATGTCCTGGTCGCGGCCAGTCGTCAGAGTGCATTGCAGCCTCTGCAAGCAGCATTCGAAGCGGCAGGGCTGGAGCTGGAGGTTGCGGAAGTGGACAGCATTGCCTTGCGCCGCCTGATGCCAAAGCAGGGCAAAGGCCCGGCAGCACTGCTGCGTATCGAGCCGGGCAGCTCGACGCTGCATGGCTGGCTTGGCGATACGCTGCCTTTGAGGCGGGAATTGCTCCCGGGTGCGCTGCCTGATCAGCCCGGTGATGTATTCGCTGAAGGAGCGAGGCCGGAAGAAGTGCTTGTCGTCGGCGCTCCTGCGATCGGGCGAGGCTTGCACAGTCAACTGAGTGAACGTCTCGGCTTGCCGTGCCGGCCATTGCCGCCTGTGGCTGGCGTGGATTGCAGTGAGGGCTGCATGGCCTTGGCTTTTGCACTGGCAATGGGGAGTGTGTGCTGA
- a CDS encoding penicillin-binding protein 1A, whose product MIRLLKFFWWSFVAVICALVLGVSGAFLYLSPNLPSVDSLRSVQLQIPLRVYSSDGKLIAEFGEMRRSPIRFAEIPPQFIQALLSAEDDNFLNHYGVDPSSLMRAATQLVKTGHIQTGGSTITMQVAKNFFLSSERSFSRKTNEILLALQIERELTKDEILELYVNKIYLGNRAYGIDAAAQVYYGKSIRDVSLAQMAMIAGLPKAPSRFNPLANPVRAKERRDWILGRMYKLGKIDEASYQAALAEPLNASYHVPTPEVNAPYVAEMARAEMVGRYGSDAYTEGFRVTTTVPSDMQEMANKAILNGLTEYDERHGYRGPEARFPGKTHAAWLQELSKQRNLGALEPAIVTQVEKNGLKVLTRDGKEEIVAWDTMKWARPFINTNSQGRAPQSPADVAQVGDLVRLQRLDEGKLKFSQVPVAQSALVTLDPYNGAIRALVGGFSFEQSNYNRAMQAKRQPGSSFKPFIYSAALDSGYTASSLVNDAPIVFYDQYQNNEWRPKNDTNTFLGPIRLREALYKSRNLVSIRLLQAMGVDRTIDYIAKFGFNKQDLPRNLSLALGTATLTPMEIATGWSTFANGGYKINPYLIDRIESRSGETLFTANPARVPQGAEDHAGLAAPEQPISTAALPGEAPSALGQIAPPPQTPAIAEQIIDGRTTYILTSMLQDVIKRGTGRRALALGRTDLAGKTGTTNESKDAWFSGYNADYVTTVWVGFDQPETLGRREYGGTAALPIWMSFMGAALKDKSSHAPAEPEGILSLRVDPVSGRAASPSTPDAYFELFKAEDSPPSVDELGNGTAPGSPLPADEAAPMDLF is encoded by the coding sequence TTGATACGCCTGCTGAAGTTCTTCTGGTGGTCTTTTGTCGCAGTCATCTGCGCGCTCGTACTCGGTGTGAGCGGTGCGTTTCTGTATCTTAGCCCCAACCTGCCGTCGGTCGATTCGCTCAGAAGCGTTCAGTTGCAAATCCCCCTGAGGGTGTACAGCAGCGACGGCAAGCTGATTGCCGAATTCGGCGAAATGCGCCGCTCGCCGATCCGTTTCGCGGAAATTCCGCCACAGTTCATTCAGGCGCTTCTGTCAGCCGAGGACGATAATTTCCTCAATCACTACGGGGTCGACCCGAGCAGCCTGATGCGCGCCGCGACCCAGCTGGTGAAAACCGGTCATATCCAGACCGGCGGCAGCACCATCACCATGCAGGTGGCGAAGAACTTCTTCCTCAGCAGCGAGCGCAGCTTCTCGCGCAAGACCAATGAGATTCTCCTGGCTTTGCAGATCGAACGTGAGCTGACCAAGGACGAGATCCTCGAGCTGTACGTCAACAAGATTTACCTGGGCAACCGTGCCTACGGCATCGATGCGGCCGCGCAGGTGTATTACGGCAAGTCGATCCGTGACGTGAGCCTGGCACAGATGGCAATGATCGCTGGCCTGCCCAAGGCGCCGTCGCGCTTCAACCCGCTGGCCAACCCGGTACGCGCCAAAGAGCGTCGTGACTGGATCCTCGGTCGCATGTACAAGCTCGGCAAGATCGACGAGGCGAGCTATCAGGCCGCCCTGGCCGAGCCGCTGAATGCCAGCTACCACGTACCGACCCCTGAAGTGAATGCGCCCTACGTTGCCGAAATGGCTCGCGCCGAAATGGTTGGCCGCTATGGCAGCGACGCCTACACCGAAGGTTTCCGCGTCACCACCACCGTGCCGAGCGACATGCAGGAAATGGCCAACAAGGCCATCCTCAACGGCCTTACCGAATACGACGAGCGTCACGGTTATCGCGGCCCGGAAGCACGCTTCCCGGGCAAGACGCACGCCGCCTGGCTGCAGGAGCTGAGCAAGCAGCGCAACCTCGGTGCACTGGAGCCGGCCATCGTCACCCAGGTCGAGAAAAACGGCCTCAAGGTGCTGACCCGTGACGGCAAGGAAGAAATCGTTGCCTGGGACACCATGAAGTGGGCACGCCCGTTCATCAACACCAACTCCCAAGGCCGTGCGCCGCAGTCGCCTGCCGACGTTGCCCAGGTCGGTGACCTGGTCCGCCTGCAGCGCCTTGACGAAGGCAAGCTCAAGTTCAGCCAGGTACCCGTCGCGCAGAGCGCGCTGGTCACTCTCGACCCGTACAACGGCGCCATTCGCGCTCTGGTCGGCGGCTTCTCGTTCGAGCAGAGCAACTACAACCGTGCCATGCAGGCCAAGCGCCAGCCAGGCTCGAGCTTCAAGCCGTTCATCTATAGCGCGGCACTGGACAGCGGCTACACCGCCTCCAGCCTGGTCAACGATGCGCCGATCGTGTTCTACGACCAGTACCAGAACAATGAGTGGCGACCCAAGAACGACACAAACACCTTCCTCGGCCCGATCCGCCTGCGCGAAGCGCTGTACAAGTCACGCAACCTGGTGTCGATCCGCCTGCTGCAGGCCATGGGCGTGGACCGTACCATCGACTACATCGCCAAGTTCGGCTTCAACAAGCAGGACCTGCCGCGCAACCTTTCGCTGGCGCTGGGTACTGCAACCCTGACGCCGATGGAGATCGCCACGGGCTGGAGCACCTTTGCCAACGGCGGCTACAAGATCAACCCGTACCTGATCGATCGTATCGAGAGCCGCAGCGGCGAGACCCTGTTCACCGCCAACCCGGCACGCGTGCCGCAAGGCGCCGAAGACCATGCCGGCCTCGCGGCACCAGAGCAGCCGATCAGTACCGCTGCCCTGCCTGGCGAAGCGCCGTCCGCCCTGGGCCAGATCGCCCCACCACCGCAGACGCCCGCTATCGCCGAGCAGATCATCGATGGTCGCACCACCTATATCCTCACCAGCATGCTGCAGGATGTGATCAAGCGCGGTACTGGCCGCCGGGCATTGGCCCTTGGCCGTACTGACCTGGCCGGCAAGACAGGCACCACCAACGAATCCAAGGACGCCTGGTTCTCCGGCTACAACGCCGATTACGTGACCACCGTGTGGGTCGGCTTCGACCAGCCGGAGACCCTCGGTCGCCGCGAGTACGGCGGCACTGCGGCGCTGCCGATCTGGATGAGCTTCATGGGTGCGGCACTGAAGGACAAGTCAAGCCATGCACCGGCGGAACCGGAAGGCATCCTCAGCCTACGAGTCGACCCGGTCAGCGGCCGCGCCGCTTCGCCAAGCACGCCAGATGCCTACTTCGAGCTGTTCAAGGCCGAGGACTCACCACCGTCGGTGGATGAGCTGGGCAATGGCACTGCGCCGGGCAGCCCGCTGCCAGCGGACGAAGCAGCGCCGATGGATCTGTTCTAA
- a CDS encoding malic enzyme-like NAD(P)-binding protein — translation MSDLKTAALEYHAQPRPGKLSVELSKPTATARDLALAYSPGVAEPVREIGRDPELAYKYTGKGNLVAVISDGTAILGLGDLGPLASKPVMEGKGVLFKRFAGIDVFDIEVDSESPQAFIDTVKRISITFGGINLEDIKAPECFEIERTLIEQCDIPVFHDDQHGTAIVTAAGMINALEIAGKKLEDAKIVCLGAGAAAISCMKLLVSMGAKVENIFMIDRSGVIHAGRDDLNQYKAQFAHATDKRTLADALDGADVFVGLSGPNLLSPEGLKSMAANPIVFACSNPDPEISPELAHATRSDVIMATGRSDYPNQVNNVLGFPFIFRGALDVRAKRINEEMKIAAAIALKDLAKLPVPKEVCEAYGVEGLEFGREYIIPKPLDARLITVVSDAVAKAAIESGVATLPYPKHYPLNSVDEVFNG, via the coding sequence ATGTCAGACCTGAAAACCGCCGCTCTCGAATACCACGCTCAACCTCGTCCGGGGAAACTGAGCGTCGAGCTCTCCAAGCCCACCGCCACCGCCCGCGATCTCGCCCTGGCCTACAGCCCAGGCGTAGCAGAACCCGTGCGCGAAATCGGCCGTGATCCTGAGCTGGCCTACAAATACACCGGCAAGGGCAACCTGGTCGCGGTTATTTCCGATGGCACCGCCATCCTCGGTCTGGGTGACCTCGGCCCACTGGCCTCCAAGCCAGTGATGGAAGGCAAGGGCGTTCTGTTCAAGCGTTTCGCCGGTATCGACGTGTTCGACATCGAAGTCGACTCGGAAAGCCCGCAGGCTTTCATCGACACCGTCAAGCGCATCTCGATCACCTTCGGTGGCATCAACCTCGAAGACATCAAAGCACCAGAGTGCTTCGAAATCGAACGCACCCTGATCGAGCAGTGCGACATTCCGGTATTCCACGATGACCAGCACGGCACCGCGATCGTCACCGCGGCCGGCATGATCAACGCCCTGGAAATCGCCGGCAAGAAGCTGGAAGACGCCAAGATCGTCTGCCTGGGTGCCGGCGCTGCCGCCATCTCCTGCATGAAGCTGCTGGTCAGCATGGGCGCCAAGGTCGAGAACATCTTCATGATCGACCGCAGCGGCGTGATCCACGCTGGCCGCGACGACCTGAACCAGTACAAGGCCCAGTTCGCCCACGCTACCGACAAGCGCACCCTGGCTGATGCCCTGGACGGTGCTGACGTGTTCGTAGGCCTGTCCGGCCCGAACCTGCTGAGCCCGGAAGGCCTGAAGTCGATGGCGGCCAACCCGATCGTGTTCGCCTGCTCGAACCCGGACCCGGAAATCTCCCCAGAGCTGGCGCACGCCACTCGCAGCGACGTGATCATGGCTACTGGTCGTTCCGACTACCCGAACCAGGTCAACAACGTACTGGGCTTCCCGTTCATCTTCCGTGGTGCCCTGGACGTTCGCGCCAAGCGCATCAACGAAGAAATGAAGATCGCCGCCGCCATCGCCCTGAAAGACCTGGCCAAGCTGCCAGTGCCGAAGGAAGTCTGCGAGGCCTACGGTGTTGAAGGCCTGGAGTTCGGTCGCGAGTACATCATTCCGAAGCCACTGGACGCTCGCCTGATCACCGTCGTCTCCGACGCTGTGGCCAAGGCTGCCATCGAGTCCGGTGTGGCTACCCTGCCGTACCCGAAGCACTACCCGCTGAACAGCGTGGATGAAGTGTTCAACGGCTGA
- a CDS encoding thermonuclease family protein, which produces MRMANPSGFALLLKKAPLVGAFFVGAIWQLPALAFCPLPDKPQQVAVRQVVDGDTLRLTDGRSVRMIGINTPEIGRKGRTSEPYAEAARQRLQALVKASDGRVGLVPGIESKDKYGRTLANIYGRNGDNLEARLLSEGLGYRVAVAPNVRLAGCQLAAERVAREARAGLWRNSPVRRAADVRQSGFAIVAGTIRGIERNRGGIWLELDDAVVLQIPARLQRTFPNSFFANLKGRQVEARGWVLDRSRKGGLKPGQRRWVLPLTDPGMLERTSG; this is translated from the coding sequence ATGCGCATGGCGAATCCTTCGGGCTTCGCGTTGTTGCTGAAAAAGGCGCCCCTTGTGGGCGCCTTTTTTGTGGGCGCGATCTGGCAGCTCCCGGCCCTGGCGTTCTGCCCGCTGCCCGACAAGCCGCAACAGGTGGCGGTGCGCCAGGTGGTGGATGGCGACACGCTGCGCCTGACCGACGGTCGCAGTGTGCGCATGATCGGCATCAATACCCCGGAGATCGGGCGCAAGGGGCGCACCAGTGAACCTTATGCCGAGGCTGCCAGGCAGCGCCTGCAGGCACTGGTCAAGGCCAGTGACGGGCGCGTCGGGCTGGTGCCGGGAATCGAGAGCAAGGACAAGTACGGCCGCACCCTGGCAAACATCTATGGGCGCAATGGCGACAATCTTGAAGCACGGCTGCTCAGCGAAGGGCTTGGCTATCGCGTAGCGGTTGCACCCAATGTGCGCCTGGCGGGTTGCCAGCTAGCAGCCGAGCGGGTGGCGCGCGAGGCGCGGGCCGGGTTGTGGCGCAACTCGCCAGTGCGCAGGGCTGCGGATGTCCGGCAATCCGGGTTCGCCATTGTCGCCGGCACCATCCGTGGCATCGAGCGCAATCGTGGCGGTATCTGGCTCGAACTGGATGACGCCGTGGTGTTGCAGATTCCCGCTCGTCTGCAACGCACCTTTCCCAACAGCTTCTTCGCTAACCTCAAGGGACGCCAGGTCGAGGCGCGCGGCTGGGTGCTGGATCGTTCCCGCAAAGGTGGGCTCAAGCCAGGGCAGCGACGCTGGGTGTTGCCGCTGACCGATCCCGGGATGCTGGAGCGTACTTCAGGCTGA
- the rpmE gene encoding 50S ribosomal protein L31 encodes MKEGIHPNYEVVAVTCSCGNKFETRSTLGNTLAIDVCNLCHPFYTGKQKVLDTGGRVQKFADRFGMFGTKK; translated from the coding sequence AGGTATCCACCCGAACTACGAAGTAGTTGCAGTCACCTGCAGCTGCGGTAACAAGTTCGAAACTCGTTCGACCCTGGGCAACACCCTGGCGATCGACGTTTGCAACCTGTGCCACCCGTTCTACACCGGTAAGCAGAAAGTCCTGGACACCGGTGGTCGCGTACAGAAGTTCGCCGATCGCTTCGGTATGTTCGGTACCAAGAAGTAA